Genomic DNA from Trueperaceae bacterium:
AGCGTCGGCATGGCGTACGACAGGCCGGCGGACGGAGGCGAGCGCATCGCCGTCGCGGAGTACGCCCTGCTGCAGGTCGTCGACGGCGAGCCCAACCTCCACCTCAGGCGCGTGCCATACGACGTGGAGCTACTGCGCGAGGCCGTCGCCCGCACCGGCATGCCGCACGCCGACTTCTACCTCGGCGCGCTGGGCGGATGAGCGGGCGCCGGGGCCGCTCCGGCGCCGCGCCGGCCGGCGGCGACGTCATCTTCGCCTTCCTCAGGGCCGTCAACGTCGGCGGCGCGAACAAGGTGCCCATGGCCGCCCTCGTGGAGCTGCTGGCGGAGCGGGGGTTCCCGCCCACCGCCTACCTGCTCGCCAGCGGCAACCTCGCGGTCCAGGCGCCGCCGGACGCGGCGCCCTCGTTGCGGACGGCGCTGGTCGAGGCGGTGGCCGCGGGGTTCGGGGTGCGCACCGACGCCGTGTTCCGCACGCCGGCCCAGCTCGCCGCGCTGCTGCGGGACGACCCCTTCACGCCGGCCGGCTGGCAGGTCGTCCACGTGTCGCTGTGGGACGACGAGCCGGACCAAGAGGGCCTGGAGGCGCTGGCCGCCGGCGACTACTCGCCCGACGCCGTCCACGTCGTCGCGGGCGCCGCCTACATGGCCTACGCGGACTCGTCGCACGCCTCGAAGCTGTCCAACGCCCTGGTGGAGCGTCGCCTCGGGGTGCCGGCCACCGCGCGGAACGTGAACACGTTCCGGAGGCTGCTGGCGCGCTTCGCTCCTGGCGATTGACGAGCCTCGCGCGCTTCGCTCCTAGCGATCGAGGGGACCGGGGCCTTGCGCTCCTAGCGATCGCGAGGGCCCGCGCGCTTCGCGCCTGCCGGTAGGCCGGGCCCGCGCGTCTCAGCCGTGCCGCGCCACCAGCGCCACGAGGCCGACGAGGTTGCCGCCTGGGTCCCTCACGAAGGCGTGCACCTCGTCGTGGCCGGTGGGCCCCAGCGAGTCGTCGGCGTGGCTGAAGATCGTGTGCGGCTCGCTGACGACCTCGGCTCCGGCAGCCCTGGCGCGCTCCAGCGCGGATGACGCGTCGCCCACGCGCAGGTAGACCGTGCTCGCGGGCGCGCCCCTCTCGAGCAGCAGCCGCACGCCGCCCACGACGAAGAAGAGCAGCCCGGGAGGCTCGAAGCGCCCGGCCGGCTCGGCGCCGAGCAGCCGGCGGTAGAACGCCTCGGCGACGTCCAGGTCGTCGGCCCTCAAGGCGACCTGCAGCAGGCCGAGCACCTCGTGGGACATGGCGGATGCTATCACCGCCCGGAGCACGGCGCGGCGGCGCCGTCGTCCCCGGCTTCTTAGCCGGGCGCCGTCGCCCGCGGCCTCGCCGGGCGCCCTCGCCGCACGGACCACGGCCGGCCGCCGCGCACCCGGGGGCGGCGTGCCTCACCAGGCGCCCTCCGCAGCCTGAATGGTCCGAAGGCATGAGACCCGAGTGGTTATAAAGTCGATATTGACAATCTATGAATGGGCGCTTACCATCCTGCGACATGTCGCATCACGACGTCCACCCGAGGCACCAGATCGGGGGCCGCCCCCACCCGCCCGCAGGGCCGGAACGGCTTCCTATGGCATCGCGGCGAGGCGGGAGTATACTCCCCTCCTTGCCTCCGAGGAGGGAGGACCCATGCCCATCCGCGCCCTGCTGACGCTGATCTCGAGGTACGCCAGGGCCTACCGCGGGACGATCGCCGTCGTGGCCGGCCTGCAGCTGATCGCCACGCTAGCCGCGCTGCTGCTGCCCAGCATCAACGCCGACATCATCGACCGCGGGGTCGTGCTCGGCGACACAGCCTACATCCTGCGCCAGGGCGCGGTGATGCTGGGCGTGTCCCTGCTCAACGTCGCCGCCACGGTCCTCGCCACGTTCCTGGGCGCCAGGACCGCGATGAGCTTCGGGCGCGACGTGCGCTCCGCCGTGTTCTCGCGCGTCGCCGACTTCTCGGCCCGCGAGGTCGGCTACTTCGGCGCGCCCTCCCTCATCACGAGGAACACCAACGACGTCCAGCAGGTCCAGATGTCGCTGATGATGTCGTTCACGATGCTCCTCTCGGCGCCGATGATGATGATCGGCGGCGTGATCATGGCCCTCCGGGAGGACGTCGGCCTCTCGTGGCTCGTGCTGGTGGCCGTGCCGCTGCTCGGCGCCGCGGTGGGCCTGATCGTGACGCGCATGGTGCCCGGCTTCAGGTCGATGCAGAGGCGCATCGACAGGGTCAACGAGGTCATGCGCGCGCAGATCTCGGGCATCCGCGTCGTGCGCGCGTTCGTGCGCGAGGAGGTCGAGAGCGACCGCTTCGGGACGGCGAACCGCGAGCTCACGGACGTCGCCATCGGCGTCGGCCGCTACATGGCCGCGCTCTTCCCCGTCGTCCTGCTCGTCCTCAACCTCTCGTCGGTGGCGGTGCTGTGGTTCGGCGGCATCCGCGTCGCCGACGGCGCGATGGAGATCGGCTCGCTGACGGCGTTCCTCAGCTACCTGATGCAGATCCTCATCGCCGTCATGATGTCGACCTTCGTGTTCATGCTCGTGCCGCGCGCCGCCGTCGCGGCCGACCGCATCGTCGAGGTCCTCGACACCGAGCCGACGGTGGAGCCGCCCGCGGACGGCGTGACCGAGGCGCCCGCCGGCAGGGAGCGCGGGCTCGTCTTCGAGGACGTTTCGTTCGCCTACCCCGGCGCCGACCACCCGGTGCTCTCCGGCGTGAGCTTCGCCGTGAGGCCCGGCCAGACCCTGGCCGTGATCGGCTCGACGGGGGCCGGCAAGTCGACGCTGGTGGGGCTCATCCCCCGCCTCTTCGACGTGACGGCGGGCAGCGTCAAGCTCGACGGCGTAGACGTGCGCGACTACGACCCCGAGGCGCTGTGGGCGCGCATCGGCCTCGTGCCGCAGAAGGCCTACCTGTTCTCCGGCACGATCGCGTCGAACCTGCGCTACGGCCGGCCCGACGCCACCGAGGAGGAGATGTGGCGCGCGCTCGAGATCGCTCAGGCGCGCGAGTTCGTCGCCGAGATGCCCGAGGGCCTCGAGGCGCCGATCGCCCAGGGCGGCACGAACGTCTCGGGCGGCCAACGCCAGCGCCTGGCCATCGCCCGCGCCCTCATCAAGCGTCCGTACGTCTACGTCTTCGACGACGCGTTCTCGGCCCTCGACGTCACCACCGACGCCCGGCTGCGCGCGGCCCTGAGGCCGCACCTAACCGACGCGATCAGCGTGATCGTCGCCCAGCGCGTGAGCACCGTGGAGAACGCCGACCAGATCCTCGTCCTCGAGGACGGCAGGGTCGTGGGGCTCGGCCGCCACGAGGAGCTCCTGCGCACCTCGCCCACCTACAGGGAGATCGTCATGTCCCAGCGTCAGGCGGAGGCGGCCTGATGGCGCGGCGCGGACCCGGCAGGGACGGCGCGGCGCCCGGCGGCGCCTCACGCAACGGCGAGGTCGCCGGCGGCGCGCAGCATAGCGCCCAGCCCGGCGGCGCTCCGGCCGGCGCCCCCGACGGCGCGCCCGCCGCCCCGGGCGGGGCCGGACCGGCGGGCAGGAAGACGCTCAAGCAGACCGAGCGCGCCCGCGTCGGCGGTCCGTTCGGCGGCGGCGTCATGGTCGGCGGCAAGGCCGAGGCCTTCGGCCCCTCGGCGCGGCGGCTCATCGGCCAGCTCCGCCCCCACAGGCTGCTGGTGATCCTGGCCCTCGTCATGGGCGTCGCGGCGGTCGGCCTCTCGGCGGCCGGGCCGCGGGTCCTGGGGCGCGCGACCGACCTGATCTTCTCCGGCGTGATCGGCGCGCAGATGCCCGCCGGCATCACGAAGGAGCAGGCCGTCGCCGGCGCCCGCCTGACCGCCGGCGAGAGGGTCGCCGACATGCTCGCCAGCATGGACTTCGTGCCCGGCCAGGGCGTCGACTTCGCGTCCGTGGGGCGGGTGCTGCTGATCGCCCTCGGGATCTACGCCCTCTCGGCGCTGCTCTCGTTCGTGCAGGGCGTTGCCCTCAACGAGGCCGTGCAGCGCACCATGTACAGGCTCAGGAGCGAGGTCGAGGCCAAGCTGCACCGGCTGCCCCTCTCCTACTTCGACTCGCAGCCGCGCGGCGAGCTGCTCTCGCGCGTCACCAACGACATCGACAACGTCGGGCAGACCCTCCAGCAGACCCTCAGCCAGGCCGTGAGCTCGCTGCTCACCGTGCTGTTCGTGCTGGTGATGATGTTCTCGATCTCGCCGGTGCTGTCGCTGGTGGCGCTGGCCAGCATCCCGGCGACGATGGTCCTCGCCGGCCTGGTGATGGGCCGCTCCCGCACGCAGTTCATCGCGCAGTGGCGGAGCACCGGGGCCCTCAACGGCCACGTCGAGGAGGCCTTCACGGGGCACGCCGTCGTCAAGGTGTTCGGCAGGCAGCGGGAGGTCGTGGAGGCGTTCGAGCGCCACAACGACGAGCTCTATCAGTCCAGCTTCAAGGCGCAGTTCTACTCGGGCCTGATCATGCCCATCAGCATGTTCATCGGGAACCTCAGCTACGCGGTCATCGCCGTCGTGGGCGGCCTGCGCGTGGCCTCCGGCACGATCAGCCTCGGGGACGTCCAGGCGTTCATCCAGTACTCGCGTCAGTTCTCGCAGCCGGTCACGCAGCTCGCCAGCATGGCGAACCTGCTGCAGTCCGGCGTGGCCTCGGCCGAGCGGGTGTTCGAGCTCCTCGACGCCGAGGAGCAGCAGCCCGACGTGGCGGAGCTGAGCCTCGACCGCGTGCGCGGGCGCGTCGTGTTCGAGGACGTCTCGTTCCGCTACGAGCCCGACCGCCCGCTGATCGAGGACCTGAACCTCGTCGTGGAGCCGGGCCAGACCGTCGCGATCGTCGGGCACACGGGCGCGGGCAAGACGACGCTGGTGAACCTGATCATGCGGTTCTACGAGCTGGACTCGGGCCGCATCCTCATCGACGGCAAGGACATCGCCAAGATGCCCCGGGCCGAGCTGAGGCGCAACGTCGGGATGGTCCTGCAGGACACGTGGCTCTTCAAGGGCACGATCTACGACAACATCGCCTACGGCCGCCCCGGGGCCAGCCGCGAGGAGGTCCTCAGCGCGGCCAAGGCGGCGTACGTCGACAGGTTCGTGCACAGCCTACCGGACGGCTACGAGACCGTCGTCGACGACGAGGGCGGCGCGATCAGCGTGGGCGAGAAGCAGCTCATAACGATCGCCAGGGCGCTCCTGGCCGACCCGCCGATCATGATCCTCGACGAGGCCACGAGCTCGGTGGACACGCGCACCGAGTACCTCGTCCAGCAGGCGATGCAGGCGCTGCGCGGCGACCGCACCAGCTTCGTGATCGCCCACCGGCTCTCGACGATCACCGGCGCCGACGTGATCCTCGTCATGGAGCACGGCCGCATCGTCGAGCGCGGCTCCCACGACGAGCTGCTCGCAGCGGGCGGCGCCTACGCCAAGCTCTACCGCTCGCAGTTCGAGGCGCCCGTCGTGGAGGCGGCGTAGGGCTACTTAGGCCCTTCAAGCGTGAGGCGCGGCCGCTCGTGCGGCCGCGCCTGCGCTACGGGCCGTCGGCTGCGGCGGCCCTACGACCTGGTCGCCGCCGCCCAGTCGACGCGCGGCACGATGTCGGCGACTATCGTCTCCAGCGCGCGCCGGTCCTCGATGTCGAAGGTGCCGACGTCGGGCGAGTCGATGTCGAGCACGCCCACGACCTCGCCGCCCACGACGATGGGCACGACGATCTCGGAGCGGGAGCGGTCGTCGCAGGCGATGTGGCCGGGGAACGCGTGGACGTCGGGCACGACCTGCGTGCGTCGCTCGGCGACGGCCGTGCCGCACACGCCGCGCCCCACCGCGATGCGCACGCAGGCGGGCCGCCCCTGGAACGGGCCGAGCACCAGCTCGCCGCCCTTCATCAGGTAGAAGCCGGCCCAGTTCACCCGTGGCACGTGGTCGTAGACCGCCGCCGCCACGTTGGCGAGGTTCGCGAGCCAGTCGGGCTCGCCCTCGGTGAGCGCCAGGACGTAGCGGCGCAGCTCCAGGTAGCGCTCCGTCTTGCCGGCGCCCTCGCCCAGCGGCGCCACGTAGTCGACCTCGTGAACCTCGGCGTGCCCCTGCTCCATGGTCAGCGAGCTTAGCTCTCCCGCGCGACGGTCGCACGCGCGCCGCGAACCCGCGCGCGACATGGAGGTCGGGCGACCCGGCTCAACCGGCCTCCACCCACATGTCGCGCAGCTCGTAGCCCTGCACCAGGTCGTTGAAGGTCACGGTCGGAGGACGGACCAGTCGCAGGCCGGGCAGGGAGAGCAGCCTGTGGAGGAAGACGTCCGCCTCCTCGAGCGCCAGGTAGCTGCCGGGGCAGCGGTGGTGGCCGTCGCCGAACGAGAGGCCGTAGCGCTGGACGCCCTTGGCCGCTACCTCCCTGTCCGGGTCCAGGCAGAGGGGGTGCGGGCCGACGGCGGCGGGGTCGGCGTTCGCGGACCGCACGTCGATGACGACGCGCGACCCGGCGGGGAGCGCTTCCCCCTCGGCGAGGGCCACCTCGCCCTCGAGCCGCCGGAAGAGCCGGCCGACGACGGGTTCGAGCCTTATCACCTCGGCCAGCAGCTCCTGCCTCTCCCCCTCGTCTGCCGCCAGGTAGCGCCGCCTCAGCTCGGCGTCGTCGAGCAGGTGCCAGGCCGCCATGGCGATGAACTCGCGGGTCGTGACCATGCCCGCGGCGCCGTAGGTGAT
This window encodes:
- a CDS encoding DUF1697 domain-containing protein produces the protein MSGRRGRSGAAPAGGDVIFAFLRAVNVGGANKVPMAALVELLAERGFPPTAYLLASGNLAVQAPPDAAPSLRTALVEAVAAGFGVRTDAVFRTPAQLAALLRDDPFTPAGWQVVHVSLWDDEPDQEGLEALAAGDYSPDAVHVVAGAAYMAYADSSHASKLSNALVERRLGVPATARNVNTFRRLLARFAPGD
- a CDS encoding VOC family protein, producing the protein MSHEVLGLLQVALRADDLDVAEAFYRRLLGAEPAGRFEPPGLLFFVVGGVRLLLERGAPASTVYLRVGDASSALERARAAGAEVVSEPHTIFSHADDSLGPTGHDEVHAFVRDPGGNLVGLVALVARHG
- a CDS encoding GAF domain-containing protein: MEQGHAEVHEVDYVAPLGEGAGKTERYLELRRYVLALTEGEPDWLANLANVAAAVYDHVPRVNWAGFYLMKGGELVLGPFQGRPACVRIAVGRGVCGTAVAERRTQVVPDVHAFPGHIACDDRSRSEIVVPIVVGGEVVGVLDIDSPDVGTFDIEDRRALETIVADIVPRVDWAAATRS
- a CDS encoding ABC transporter ATP-binding protein — its product is MARRGPGRDGAAPGGASRNGEVAGGAQHSAQPGGAPAGAPDGAPAAPGGAGPAGRKTLKQTERARVGGPFGGGVMVGGKAEAFGPSARRLIGQLRPHRLLVILALVMGVAAVGLSAAGPRVLGRATDLIFSGVIGAQMPAGITKEQAVAGARLTAGERVADMLASMDFVPGQGVDFASVGRVLLIALGIYALSALLSFVQGVALNEAVQRTMYRLRSEVEAKLHRLPLSYFDSQPRGELLSRVTNDIDNVGQTLQQTLSQAVSSLLTVLFVLVMMFSISPVLSLVALASIPATMVLAGLVMGRSRTQFIAQWRSTGALNGHVEEAFTGHAVVKVFGRQREVVEAFERHNDELYQSSFKAQFYSGLIMPISMFIGNLSYAVIAVVGGLRVASGTISLGDVQAFIQYSRQFSQPVTQLASMANLLQSGVASAERVFELLDAEEQQPDVAELSLDRVRGRVVFEDVSFRYEPDRPLIEDLNLVVEPGQTVAIVGHTGAGKTTLVNLIMRFYELDSGRILIDGKDIAKMPRAELRRNVGMVLQDTWLFKGTIYDNIAYGRPGASREEVLSAAKAAYVDRFVHSLPDGYETVVDDEGGAISVGEKQLITIARALLADPPIMILDEATSSVDTRTEYLVQQAMQALRGDRTSFVIAHRLSTITGADVILVMEHGRIVERGSHDELLAAGGAYAKLYRSQFEAPVVEAA
- a CDS encoding ABC transporter ATP-binding protein, whose translation is MPIRALLTLISRYARAYRGTIAVVAGLQLIATLAALLLPSINADIIDRGVVLGDTAYILRQGAVMLGVSLLNVAATVLATFLGARTAMSFGRDVRSAVFSRVADFSAREVGYFGAPSLITRNTNDVQQVQMSLMMSFTMLLSAPMMMIGGVIMALREDVGLSWLVLVAVPLLGAAVGLIVTRMVPGFRSMQRRIDRVNEVMRAQISGIRVVRAFVREEVESDRFGTANRELTDVAIGVGRYMAALFPVVLLVLNLSSVAVLWFGGIRVADGAMEIGSLTAFLSYLMQILIAVMMSTFVFMLVPRAAVAADRIVEVLDTEPTVEPPADGVTEAPAGRERGLVFEDVSFAYPGADHPVLSGVSFAVRPGQTLAVIGSTGAGKSTLVGLIPRLFDVTAGSVKLDGVDVRDYDPEALWARIGLVPQKAYLFSGTIASNLRYGRPDATEEEMWRALEIAQAREFVAEMPEGLEAPIAQGGTNVSGGQRQRLAIARALIKRPYVYVFDDAFSALDVTTDARLRAALRPHLTDAISVIVAQRVSTVENADQILVLEDGRVVGLGRHEELLRTSPTYREIVMSQRQAEAA